A single genomic interval of Aegicerativicinus sediminis harbors:
- a CDS encoding TonB-dependent receptor — protein MRAFISLILFCFSLVVCGQPSNDTIQLADVNLSTRILKNFSTGQNIINLSDSLNAKRTKSATTYLRFVSPIHFRENGFGMVSSPSFRGTLASHTLVLWNGIPINSQFNGQVDFNTLNLGFYNNIDIRPGGGSLLYGSGGLGGTIHLNQSFLKKNGLETTLISSYGSFNTFRTNASISNRIDNLAYTFKFSHNYSDNNFDIEQFQRNNLNGKYQNYSLNFNASYAFNKSSKVELFNEFYDSNRYLSIIRPSETPGKYIDKNFKSLIQWRLDSDKTAHYVKGSYIREQYKYYQNRLNENFTFGKSDTYFGSYESDIWLPKRMKLKPLISFQNVIGDGTDINSKNFQNAVTALEFKHRLNRIVYELGGRFQWHSVYKGQLLGQFGLEWSAIDNYNLKFSASKNFRAPTLNDLYWTNSGNLQLKPEDAYQFEITNQYIKGKFKLQFTGFYNDISNLIQWVPRESGLWSPLNVGQAETYGLELNLFYEKDFGDFRFGFNSLNSHTISRDSQLNKFLVYTPRWQSNNNVQLVFKKLSANLQLHLTDKVYTTTDNSNWLNGYTIANCMLEYAFGEKREIAVGVNIQNIFNQQYQTIELRPMPGRYYQTVIQINL, from the coding sequence ATGAGAGCATTTATATCATTAATCTTATTTTGTTTTTCCTTGGTGGTTTGTGGTCAGCCATCTAATGATACAATTCAATTGGCAGATGTGAACCTGTCTACTAGAATTCTTAAAAACTTTTCCACTGGTCAGAATATTATTAATCTTTCAGATTCACTTAATGCAAAGCGCACCAAGTCAGCAACAACCTATTTAAGATTTGTTTCGCCTATTCATTTTAGAGAGAATGGTTTTGGAATGGTTTCCTCACCTAGCTTTAGAGGAACTCTGGCAAGTCATACACTTGTTTTATGGAATGGTATACCCATTAATTCTCAATTCAATGGCCAAGTAGACTTTAACACTCTTAATTTAGGCTTTTACAACAATATAGACATTCGTCCTGGAGGAGGAAGTCTGTTGTATGGAAGTGGTGGTTTAGGTGGAACAATTCACCTCAACCAATCCTTTTTAAAGAAAAATGGACTTGAAACAACTTTAATAAGCAGTTACGGTTCTTTTAACACCTTTAGAACTAACGCGAGTATCAGTAATAGAATTGATAATCTGGCTTATACTTTCAAGTTTTCACATAATTATTCAGACAATAATTTTGATATAGAACAATTTCAAAGGAATAATCTAAATGGAAAATACCAGAACTATAGTTTAAATTTTAATGCTAGTTATGCTTTTAACAAGTCGAGTAAGGTTGAGTTGTTCAATGAATTTTACGATAGTAATAGATATTTATCCATTATCCGACCAAGTGAAACTCCAGGGAAATACATTGATAAGAATTTTAAAAGTTTAATTCAGTGGAGGTTAGATTCGGATAAAACAGCTCATTATGTTAAAGGTTCCTATATAAGGGAACAATATAAATATTACCAGAATAGGTTAAATGAGAATTTCACTTTTGGTAAATCAGATACGTATTTTGGAAGTTATGAATCAGATATTTGGCTTCCAAAACGAATGAAGTTGAAGCCCCTCATTTCCTTTCAGAATGTTATAGGTGATGGGACTGACATTAATTCCAAAAATTTTCAGAATGCTGTTACAGCATTAGAATTTAAACATAGACTTAATCGAATTGTTTATGAATTGGGAGGACGTTTTCAATGGCATTCGGTCTATAAAGGCCAATTATTAGGTCAATTTGGATTGGAATGGTCGGCCATCGATAATTACAATTTAAAATTTAGTGCGTCAAAAAACTTTAGAGCTCCAACTCTGAATGACCTGTATTGGACTAATAGTGGAAATCTCCAATTAAAGCCGGAAGATGCTTACCAATTTGAAATAACCAACCAGTATATCAAAGGGAAGTTTAAATTACAGTTTACAGGGTTCTATAATGATATTTCAAATCTAATCCAATGGGTACCTAGGGAATCTGGTTTATGGAGCCCTCTAAATGTAGGGCAAGCGGAAACTTACGGTTTGGAATTAAACTTATTCTATGAAAAGGATTTTGGAGATTTTAGGTTTGGGTTTAATTCATTGAATTCGCATACAATTTCTAGGGATAGTCAATTGAATAAATTTTTAGTTTACACCCCTCGTTGGCAATCAAACAACAACGTTCAATTAGTTTTTAAAAAGCTTAGCGCTAACCTTCAGTTACATCTAACCGATAAGGTTTACACAACTACAGATAATTCAAATTGGTTGAATGGGTATACAATTGCCAATTGTATGCTTGAGTATGCCTTTGGGGAAAAACGGGAAATCGCTGTAGGCGTTAATATTCAAAACATATTTAATCAGCAATATCAAACAATTGAATTAAGGCCAATGCCCGGAAGATATTATCAAACCGTAATACAAATTAATCTTTAA
- a CDS encoding DUF5074 domain-containing protein translates to MNKYLSIFGAIIILQSCTSDDKITELSLGNYVNGFFILNEGGVGSVTYISEDFTTVENDIYKHNNDNSDLGNYVQSMFFENELAFIISNGSNLITIVNRYTFKTVGVVNSGIEVPRYGVVVDGKAYITNQASFQTSDDDYIAVVNLETFEVEDTFLVGDTVEYIQTNGSNLFVQNAAYGFGNHISVIDPSNGDVIERIETSQGLNEFELYGNYLYALSSNELEIFNLSNLELSKTVDLNNSSAPRHLEVNNDTIFYTVSNSVYSMSISAVNAPTSPFVTYESQSAYGVMYGFKSYNNKIFIADGGDFASNSFIEVYDLNGTKLFSTDVGIAPNGFYFNY, encoded by the coding sequence ATGAACAAATACTTATCGATTTTTGGAGCCATTATAATTCTTCAATCCTGTACCTCTGACGACAAAATAACAGAATTAAGTTTAGGGAATTATGTGAATGGGTTTTTTATATTAAACGAAGGCGGTGTTGGTAGTGTCACCTATATCTCTGAAGACTTTACAACTGTTGAAAATGATATTTATAAACATAACAATGACAATTCAGATTTAGGTAATTATGTTCAATCCATGTTTTTCGAAAATGAGTTAGCCTTTATAATTTCCAATGGTTCAAATCTCATCACCATTGTAAATCGGTATACTTTTAAAACAGTGGGTGTTGTTAATTCTGGTATAGAAGTGCCCCGGTATGGTGTTGTGGTCGATGGCAAGGCATACATTACAAACCAAGCAAGTTTTCAGACTTCAGATGACGATTATATTGCGGTTGTTAATTTGGAAACCTTTGAGGTGGAAGATACATTTTTGGTAGGGGATACAGTTGAGTATATCCAAACAAATGGGTCAAATTTATTTGTACAAAACGCTGCCTATGGTTTTGGAAATCATATTTCTGTTATAGACCCTTCTAACGGAGACGTTATTGAAAGGATAGAAACCTCTCAGGGATTGAATGAATTTGAACTTTATGGGAATTATTTATATGCCTTAAGTTCAAACGAATTAGAGATTTTTAATTTGTCGAATCTAGAACTATCTAAAACAGTTGATCTCAATAATTCGTCAGCCCCTAGGCATTTGGAAGTAAATAATGACACAATTTTTTATACGGTTTCAAATAGTGTTTACTCAATGTCCATTTCTGCCGTTAATGCTCCTACGTCCCCATTTGTTACTTATGAGTCCCAATCAGCTTATGGAGTCATGTATGGTTTTAAATCTTATAACAATAAAATCTTTATAGCGGATGGGGGTGATTTCGCTTCAAATAGTTTTATAGAGGTTTATGATTTAAATGGAACTAAACTGTTTTCTACAGACGTTGGGATAGCCCCTAACGGTTTTTATTTTAATTATTAA
- a CDS encoding S41 family peptidase: MLLLLVVSISLFQNCSKDNDDEIETDTEIILDEVKDFIWKSMNLVYLYKDQVPLLDEDRFGSMADYNNFLNNYSSPEALFNAVLYEPETVDRFSWMTDDYIELEQQLGGVFKTNGLEYFFYYEPNSDTDVVGVVSLVLHDSDAENNGVVRGQIFHAVDGIEMNVNNYYTLFGNDTYTLSFADYNTNGTQTTSDDTIVPNNTSVTLTKQIGYVENPIYYYDIIEIDGNKIGYLAYNGFTAGYNEELNSIFGDFKSANVTNLVLDLRYNLGGRADVANYLASMITGQFTGEVFSKLKWNETLSNNNSNTAFTNTLPNGGGSINSLNLNKVYIIATGRSASASEMMINNLRPYIEVVHVGTNTVGKTQASLTVYDSPGVFDKDGINPNHTYALQPLIANFYNVNDGSVPPDGFTPNIELQERLSNFGTLGDPDETLLAAAISDILGTGRRTDMDSYFRQIENPLDKNQPDFGLILDPKDIPVDFKLN; this comes from the coding sequence TTGCTACTTTTATTAGTGGTGAGCATCAGTTTATTCCAAAATTGTTCGAAGGACAATGACGATGAAATAGAAACGGACACCGAAATTATTCTAGATGAGGTTAAAGATTTCATTTGGAAATCAATGAATCTTGTGTATTTATATAAAGATCAAGTGCCTCTCCTAGATGAAGATCGCTTTGGATCAATGGCTGATTATAATAATTTTTTAAACAATTACTCTTCGCCAGAGGCTTTATTCAATGCTGTACTTTATGAACCCGAAACCGTTGATCGATTTAGTTGGATGACAGATGACTATATCGAACTAGAACAACAGTTAGGCGGCGTATTCAAGACAAACGGTCTTGAATATTTTTTCTATTATGAACCAAATAGTGATACAGACGTAGTTGGGGTTGTTAGCTTAGTTTTGCATGATTCTGATGCTGAAAATAATGGAGTTGTACGAGGTCAAATTTTTCATGCCGTTGATGGTATAGAAATGAATGTAAACAATTATTACACTCTTTTCGGAAATGACACATATACGTTGAGTTTTGCCGATTATAATACCAATGGCACCCAAACAACATCGGATGATACAATTGTACCGAATAACACTTCCGTTACCTTAACCAAACAGATTGGTTATGTAGAAAACCCAATTTACTACTATGATATTATAGAAATTGATGGAAATAAAATTGGTTATTTGGCCTATAACGGATTTACAGCTGGATACAACGAGGAATTAAATTCAATTTTTGGAGATTTCAAATCAGCCAATGTTACTAATCTTGTCCTAGATCTTAGATATAATTTAGGCGGAAGAGCCGATGTAGCTAACTATTTAGCAAGTATGATTACAGGGCAATTCACTGGTGAAGTATTTTCAAAATTAAAATGGAATGAAACTTTAAGCAATAATAATTCCAACACTGCATTTACAAATACGTTGCCTAATGGCGGAGGCTCAATTAATAGCCTAAATTTAAACAAGGTCTATATTATTGCTACTGGTAGAAGTGCATCAGCATCAGAAATGATGATTAATAATCTAAGACCCTATATTGAAGTTGTTCATGTTGGAACTAACACGGTCGGTAAAACACAAGCTTCACTGACGGTTTATGATTCTCCAGGAGTATTTGATAAGGATGGAATAAACCCAAATCACACTTACGCATTACAACCTTTAATCGCCAATTTTTATAATGTAAATGATGGTTCGGTTCCACCTGATGGTTTTACACCAAATATTGAATTACAAGAAAGACTTAGCAATTTTGGCACTTTGGGAGACCCTGATGAAACGCTTTTGGCCGCTGCAATTTCGGATATTCTTGGAACCGGCAGAAGAACTGATATGGATTCCTACTTCAGACAAATTGAAAACCCATTGGATAAAAATCAGCCAGATTTTGGTTTAATTCTCGATCCAAAAGACATACCTGTCGACTTTAAGTTAAACTGA
- a CDS encoding RNA polymerase sigma factor, translated as MTHKDFEKAIMPFKDKLYRLAKRLLVSKEEAEDATQEVLLKLWNNKSHFDNYKNVEAFSMTMTKNFCLDRLKSKQAQNLKIVHSNYQDNNVSLQKEIEVKDSLSWVGRMMEDLPEQQKIILQLRDIEQYEFDEIGKMLDMNQTAIRVALSRARKTLREKLTNTHNYGIK; from the coding sequence ATGACCCATAAGGATTTTGAAAAAGCAATAATGCCATTTAAAGACAAGCTTTATAGGCTTGCTAAAAGGTTATTGGTTAGCAAAGAGGAAGCAGAGGATGCGACCCAAGAAGTTCTTTTAAAATTGTGGAATAATAAGAGTCATTTCGACAACTATAAAAATGTTGAGGCTTTTTCTATGACGATGACAAAAAATTTTTGTTTGGATAGGTTAAAATCTAAACAGGCACAGAATTTGAAAATTGTTCATAGTAACTATCAAGATAACAATGTTTCCTTGCAAAAGGAAATCGAGGTTAAGGATAGCCTCTCCTGGGTTGGAAGAATGATGGAAGATTTGCCCGAACAGCAAAAAATTATTCTACAATTGCGAGATATTGAACAATATGAGTTTGATGAAATTGGCAAGATGCTGGATATGAATCAAACCGCAATTAGAGTTGCTCTATCAAGAGCAAGAAAAACATTAAGAGAAAAATTAACTAATACTCATAATTATGGTATTAAATAA
- a CDS encoding DUF4252 domain-containing protein has protein sequence MKKLLVIAAIVLAPALASSQSIFDKFEDLEEVTSIIVNQKMFTMLAKIDIDTDDPESQEYLNMVKKITGLKVFTTGDEKISKDMGATVNQYLKSNQLAELMRIKDGDQTVQFYVKEGRDDDHVKELLMYVNGLKEITKDQDIEINGKKREIETVLLSLTGDIDLNQISKITSKMNVPGGDKLKKVEKANKN, from the coding sequence ATGAAAAAGTTATTAGTAATCGCTGCAATTGTTTTGGCTCCGGCCTTGGCTTCTTCCCAAAGTATATTCGATAAATTTGAGGATCTAGAAGAAGTGACATCTATAATCGTCAACCAGAAAATGTTTACAATGCTGGCAAAGATAGATATAGATACCGATGACCCTGAAAGTCAAGAATACCTAAATATGGTGAAAAAAATTACCGGTTTGAAAGTATTCACCACTGGAGATGAAAAGATCTCTAAAGATATGGGCGCTACTGTTAATCAGTATTTAAAGTCTAATCAATTGGCTGAATTGATGCGAATTAAAGATGGCGATCAAACAGTTCAATTTTATGTGAAAGAAGGAAGAGACGATGATCACGTTAAGGAATTGTTGATGTATGTGAACGGTCTTAAAGAAATTACCAAAGACCAAGACATTGAAATAAATGGCAAAAAACGTGAAATTGAAACAGTATTACTGTCGTTGACAGGAGATATAGATCTTAACCAGATTTCAAAAATCACTAGTAAAATGAATGTTCCTGGTGGAGACAAATTGAAAAAGGTTGAGAAAGCCAACAAAAATTAA
- a CDS encoding DUF4252 domain-containing protein, whose translation MNTSIRNIIALMVLVATFVSCNQNSSLQAYYVDNELKPGFTSVDIPTSFLKIDETSLTPEQKEAYNSVDKLNMLAFVITEDNKDQYQEELAKVNSILKDSKYNELMRAGNSVDGKFVMKYIGDDDEVDEFILFGNANDKGFAVIRILGDDMNPNQIASLAQGINLSDIDASQVQQFAEMFK comes from the coding sequence ATGAACACATCAATCAGAAATATAATCGCTTTGATGGTTTTGGTTGCAACCTTTGTGAGTTGCAACCAAAATTCGTCATTGCAGGCATACTATGTCGATAACGAATTGAAACCCGGTTTCACCTCTGTAGATATTCCTACAAGCTTTTTGAAAATAGATGAAACATCGCTTACACCAGAGCAAAAGGAAGCCTACAATTCGGTGGACAAATTGAATATGTTAGCTTTTGTTATTACAGAGGATAATAAAGATCAATACCAAGAAGAATTAGCAAAGGTAAATAGCATTCTTAAGGACAGTAAGTATAATGAATTGATGCGTGCAGGAAATTCCGTTGATGGCAAATTTGTAATGAAATATATTGGTGATGATGATGAAGTGGACGAGTTTATTTTATTTGGGAATGCCAACGATAAAGGTTTTGCCGTTATCAGAATATTAGGAGATGATATGAATCCTAATCAGATTGCATCCTTGGCTCAAGGGATTAATCTTTCAGATATTGATGCCTCACAAGTACAACAATTTGCAGAAATGTTTAAATAA
- the purB gene encoding adenylosuccinate lyase, with translation MSLNSLQAISPIDGRYSGKTKDLSKYFSEEGLIKYRVQVEIEYFIALCEHPLPQLANFESALFSDLRNIYLNFSSEDAELIKEIEKTTNHDVKAVEYFIKQKFDTLGIADYKEFIHFGLTSQDINNTAVPLSIKEAMNQVYVPMFNKILEKLEHFVKEWKDIPMLARTHGQPASPTRLGKEIQVFVVRLKEQFNLLNDIPSAAKFGGATGNFNAHKIAYPTIDWLAFANQFVKDKLGLQHSFPTTQIEHYDHMAALFDCLKRINTILIDFNRDIWTYISMDYFKQKIKEGEIGSSAMPHKVNPIDFENSEGNLGIANALFEHLASKLPISRLQRDLTDSTVLRNVGVPFGHTLIAFASTMKGLDKLLLNKAKLEADLEDNWAVVAEAIQTILRRESYPNPYEALKELTRTNNKINQKSIANFIETLNVEDGVKQELRKITPSNYTGI, from the coding sequence ATGTCATTAAATTCACTTCAAGCCATTTCCCCGATAGATGGTAGGTATAGCGGAAAAACTAAGGATCTTTCTAAATATTTCTCTGAGGAAGGTTTAATAAAATATAGAGTTCAAGTGGAAATTGAATACTTCATTGCTCTCTGTGAACATCCTCTCCCACAACTTGCAAATTTTGAATCTGCTCTATTTTCAGATTTACGTAACATTTATCTCAACTTTAGCTCTGAAGATGCTGAATTGATTAAGGAGATTGAAAAAACGACCAATCACGATGTTAAGGCTGTTGAATATTTTATTAAGCAGAAATTTGATACCCTAGGTATTGCAGACTATAAAGAATTTATTCATTTTGGCCTTACCTCTCAAGACATAAATAATACTGCAGTTCCATTGAGCATTAAAGAAGCAATGAACCAAGTATATGTGCCGATGTTTAATAAAATTCTGGAAAAATTAGAACATTTCGTCAAAGAGTGGAAAGACATACCGATGCTTGCTCGAACGCACGGCCAGCCTGCATCTCCTACAAGGCTAGGTAAAGAAATCCAAGTCTTTGTTGTACGATTAAAAGAACAATTCAATTTACTGAATGATATACCAAGTGCGGCTAAATTTGGTGGGGCAACAGGAAATTTTAATGCACATAAGATTGCTTATCCAACGATTGATTGGTTGGCTTTTGCAAACCAGTTTGTAAAGGACAAATTAGGTCTTCAGCACTCCTTCCCTACTACACAGATTGAACATTATGATCATATGGCCGCTTTGTTTGACTGCCTTAAGAGAATTAATACGATCCTAATAGATTTCAACAGGGATATATGGACCTATATTTCCATGGATTATTTCAAGCAAAAAATAAAGGAAGGAGAAATAGGGAGTTCTGCCATGCCACACAAAGTTAACCCTATCGACTTTGAAAATAGTGAAGGGAACCTAGGAATTGCAAATGCACTTTTTGAACATCTTGCTAGTAAATTACCCATATCAAGACTACAAAGGGATTTAACGGATAGTACTGTACTTAGAAATGTAGGAGTACCTTTTGGACATACCCTTATAGCTTTTGCATCAACCATGAAAGGTCTAGATAAACTTTTACTTAACAAAGCCAAATTAGAGGCCGATCTTGAAGATAATTGGGCTGTTGTAGCCGAGGCTATACAAACAATATTACGACGTGAATCTTATCCTAATCCATATGAGGCTTTAAAAGAGCTTACCCGGACAAATAATAAGATCAATCAAAAATCCATCGCTAACTTTATAGAAACACTAAATGTGGAGGATGGAGTTAAGCAGGAATTAAGAAAAATTACGCCATCTAATTACACTGGTATTTAA
- a CDS encoding heme-binding domain-containing protein: MLKKILLVLLVIFVVAQFFGPEKNQGDIQSVEPFLNETKPNAEVTAILKETCFDCHSSFTRYPWYDKITPVNYWLAEHVEDGKKHLDFSQWSTYEAKKKDHKLEELIEMVEEKEMPLPSYTWTHKEANLSDDQIEAVISWAKNVRSNIKL, encoded by the coding sequence ATGTTAAAAAAAATTCTCCTCGTACTTCTAGTAATTTTTGTGGTTGCTCAATTTTTTGGGCCTGAAAAAAATCAAGGTGATATTCAATCGGTAGAGCCTTTCTTAAATGAAACTAAGCCTAATGCCGAAGTCACTGCTATATTGAAAGAAACATGTTTCGACTGCCATAGCTCTTTCACTCGTTATCCTTGGTATGATAAAATCACTCCTGTTAATTATTGGTTGGCCGAACATGTAGAGGATGGTAAGAAGCACTTAGACTTTTCTCAATGGTCGACTTATGAGGCTAAGAAAAAGGACCATAAGCTTGAAGAATTAATTGAAATGGTGGAGGAAAAAGAAATGCCCCTTCCTTCTTATACTTGGACACATAAAGAGGCAAATCTGTCTGATGATCAGATTGAGGCGGTTATAAGTTGGGCAAAAAATGTGAGATCCAACATAAAACTATAA
- a CDS encoding glycosyltransferase, whose product MNSSRTVLVIGLVWPEPTSSAAGVRMMQLIEMFLANDYKVVFSCASLKTERSAKLIEFGVTEVPIKLNNSGFDDFVKELQPTVVLYDRYIVEEQFGWRVRLNCPIVLQILDTEDLHFLRNYRQSQPDLKVSESTSFSLNKIALREIASIYRVDLSLIISEYEMRILQNNFHVPSNLLHYLPILFSQKEMEVSNITSYQNRSDFITIGNFLHPPNVDSLIYLKETIWPAIRAKLPKAVLNVYGAYPNPKIWKLSNESDGFIIRGEAKDVNEVMMKSKICLAPLRFGAGLKGKVLDAFKNGTPCILTSTASEGIVDHVEYPVCDSAETFVELALDIYNNEKSWKSLSEKGSKILQQKFEKSKFEVKFFQVIDDSLNNLENHRQINFIGAMLKHHNQQSTKYLSKWIEAKNKG is encoded by the coding sequence TTGAACAGTTCGAGAACCGTTCTTGTTATTGGGTTGGTTTGGCCAGAGCCAACGAGTTCTGCAGCAGGAGTTCGGATGATGCAGCTTATTGAAATGTTCCTTGCCAATGATTATAAGGTCGTCTTTTCTTGCGCAAGTTTAAAGACCGAACGGTCTGCAAAATTGATTGAATTCGGGGTCACCGAGGTTCCAATAAAATTAAATAATTCAGGTTTTGACGATTTTGTAAAGGAGCTACAACCTACCGTTGTTCTTTATGATCGCTACATTGTAGAGGAGCAATTTGGTTGGCGTGTTCGGTTAAACTGCCCCATTGTATTACAAATCTTGGATACGGAAGATTTACATTTTTTAAGAAATTATCGTCAAAGTCAACCAGATCTCAAAGTTTCTGAATCGACTTCCTTTTCACTAAATAAAATTGCATTAAGGGAAATTGCAAGTATATATAGGGTAGATTTGAGTCTTATCATTTCAGAGTATGAAATGAGAATACTTCAAAATAATTTCCACGTTCCTTCAAACTTATTGCATTATTTACCGATTCTATTTTCCCAAAAGGAAATGGAAGTAAGCAATATTACTTCCTATCAGAATCGTTCAGATTTTATAACCATCGGAAATTTTCTACACCCACCCAATGTAGATTCTTTAATTTACCTTAAAGAAACTATCTGGCCTGCAATAAGAGCTAAATTACCTAAAGCCGTATTGAATGTTTATGGCGCTTATCCTAATCCCAAGATTTGGAAATTGTCGAATGAGTCTGATGGATTTATTATACGGGGAGAAGCTAAGGATGTTAATGAGGTAATGATGAAATCGAAAATTTGTTTAGCTCCGTTAAGGTTTGGTGCGGGTTTGAAAGGAAAAGTCCTAGATGCGTTTAAAAATGGAACTCCTTGTATTTTAACTTCAACCGCTTCAGAAGGTATAGTTGACCATGTTGAATATCCAGTTTGTGATTCGGCGGAAACTTTTGTCGAATTGGCTTTGGATATTTACAACAATGAGAAATCATGGAAAAGTCTCTCAGAAAAGGGTTCAAAAATTTTGCAACAAAAATTCGAAAAGTCAAAATTTGAAGTAAAATTTTTCCAAGTTATTGACGATTCCCTCAATAATTTGGAGAACCATCGACAAATAAATTTTATAGGGGCGATGCTTAAGCATCACAACCAACAGAGCACCAAATATTTGAGTAAGTGGATAGAAGCTAAAAATAAGGGTTAA
- a CDS encoding SIR2 family NAD-dependent protein deacylase — MKNLVVLTGAGISAESGLKTFRDSGGLWEGHDVTEVASPQGFARNPQLVLQFYNDRRKQLKSVNPNLAHLTLAELESCLNVSIITQNIDNLHERAGSSNVLHLHGELLKARSCGDENDIFPWHDDITLNNKCSKGYQIRPHIVWFGESVPLFEDAMRICETADVFAIIGTSMQVYPAASLIHYAPSGIPIFFIDPKPNIGSQKNLHVIAQTASTGTQQLKELLQEYL, encoded by the coding sequence TTGAAAAATCTAGTTGTATTAACGGGAGCAGGAATTAGTGCTGAAAGCGGTTTAAAGACCTTTCGGGATTCTGGAGGGTTGTGGGAAGGCCATGATGTTACAGAGGTGGCTTCCCCTCAAGGTTTTGCAAGAAACCCTCAATTAGTACTTCAGTTTTATAATGATCGCCGTAAGCAGCTTAAGTCGGTAAACCCAAACCTGGCACATTTAACGTTGGCAGAATTGGAGAGTTGTTTAAATGTTTCAATCATCACCCAAAATATAGATAATCTACATGAACGGGCTGGTAGCTCAAATGTTTTACATCTTCATGGGGAGTTATTAAAGGCTAGAAGTTGTGGGGATGAAAATGATATATTTCCTTGGCATGACGATATAACCTTGAATAATAAATGTTCCAAAGGATATCAAATTCGTCCACACATAGTTTGGTTTGGAGAATCCGTTCCACTTTTTGAGGACGCAATGAGAATTTGTGAGACTGCAGATGTATTTGCAATAATTGGCACTTCAATGCAGGTCTATCCTGCAGCAAGCCTAATTCATTATGCGCCATCGGGCATACCAATTTTCTTTATTGACCCAAAACCAAACATAGGATCACAAAAAAATTTACATGTAATTGCACAAACTGCATCAACTGGGACCCAGCAGTTAAAAGAATTATTGCAGGAATATCTTTAA
- a CDS encoding TrmH family RNA methyltransferase yields MDLKFLNYLEEFISDDRLRRYNEVLSKRTRFITAAIEDVYHLHNTSAVIRSCDAFGIQDIHVIEERNRRKIDREIALGSQQWVNTHRYHSTEDCIDSLKESGYEIVATMPHDKGSILSDFVIKQRSCFFFGSEKKGLTDTVINKADKFVHIPMVGFTQSLNISVSAAILIQYFSSQIRSSNLYWQLSEIEKNEIKLNWIKHQLKDFPLIKERFYNAI; encoded by the coding sequence ATGGACCTGAAATTTCTTAACTATTTAGAAGAGTTTATTTCTGATGATCGTTTAAGGCGATATAATGAGGTGCTTTCTAAACGTACACGCTTTATAACTGCCGCCATTGAGGATGTTTATCATTTACACAATACAAGTGCCGTTATTAGATCTTGCGATGCATTTGGCATTCAAGATATACATGTAATTGAAGAACGAAACCGTAGAAAAATTGATAGGGAAATTGCACTTGGATCTCAACAATGGGTAAATACTCATCGCTACCATTCTACAGAAGATTGTATAGATTCGCTTAAGGAATCAGGTTATGAAATTGTTGCTACAATGCCACATGATAAAGGATCAATTCTTTCAGATTTTGTTATTAAGCAAAGAAGTTGTTTTTTCTTTGGATCTGAGAAAAAGGGTTTAACGGATACCGTTATCAATAAGGCAGATAAATTTGTCCACATACCTATGGTTGGATTTACCCAAAGCTTAAATATTTCGGTATCTGCGGCTATTCTTATTCAATATTTTTCTAGCCAAATTCGAAGTTCAAATCTTTATTGGCAGTTGTCTGAAATTGAAAAAAATGAAATCAAACTGAATTGGATTAAACATCAACTAAAAGATTTTCCATTGATTAAAGAAAGATTTTATAATGCAATTTGA
- a CDS encoding VOC family protein → MKMNMVGWFEIPVADMDRAKKFYETVFQIDINVHDFGGLLMGWFPDRGQVPGANGTLIKQESYIPSKEGTLIYFNCEDVDNELSRIVEAGGSIYLKKTQISPEYGYMGVFIDTEGNRIALHSRA, encoded by the coding sequence ATGAAAATGAATATGGTAGGTTGGTTCGAAATTCCTGTTGCAGATATGGATCGAGCCAAAAAGTTTTATGAAACTGTTTTCCAAATAGATATAAACGTTCATGATTTTGGTGGTTTATTGATGGGCTGGTTTCCAGATCGTGGACAAGTGCCCGGTGCTAATGGGACTCTTATCAAGCAGGAATCTTATATTCCAAGTAAGGAGGGTACCTTAATTTATTTCAACTGTGAGGACGTTGATAATGAATTATCTAGAATTGTAGAGGCTGGAGGTTCAATCTATTTGAAGAAAACCCAGATTTCACCAGAATACGGTTATATGGGTGTTTTTATAGATACTGAAGGTAACAGGATAGCATTACATTCAAGAGCTTAA